One Ahaetulla prasina isolate Xishuangbanna chromosome 17, ASM2864084v1, whole genome shotgun sequence genomic window carries:
- the UBXN1 gene encoding UBX domain-containing protein 1, producing MMENTALESLIEMGFPQNRAEKALALTGNQGIEQAMDWLVEHENDPNLDEPFVAPQGPVPDAEESTKGTTPDSVEGGSGELAEGEAQRPLTEEEKQEQTKRMMELIYQKQKEREEREKRETIEREKQRRKQGQELLLIRQKLQEDEMKKLAEERRREKLEEKLAKQRVREKIERDKAERAKKFGCSSTTQASPLPPDQMEPVLISSPSQEFSVKREYDQCKIQVRLLDGTSLTHTFKAKEQLAAVRLYVELNRKDGGEDPFHLLTSFPRRVFTEEDMEKPLQELGLVPSAVLIVAKKGNS from the exons ATGATGGAGAATACGGCACTGGAAAGTTTAATTGAGATGGGCTTCCCGCAGAACCGAGC AGAGAAGGCCCTGGCTCTCACCGGCAACCAAGGGATCGAACAAGCCATGGATTG GTTGGTGGAACATGAGAACGATCCGAATCTGGACGAACCTTTCGTGGCCCCTCAAGGCCCCGTTCCAGATGCCGAGGAATCCACAAAAGGGACGACGCCGGATTCGGTGGAAGGGGGATCAG GTGAGCTGGCTGAAGGAGAGGCGCAGCGCCCCCTGACGGAAGAGGAAAAGCAGGAACAGACAAAAAG gatGATGGAGCTGATCTATCAGAAGCAGAAGGAGCGGGAAGAGCGGGAGAAGCGGGAGACCATCGAGCGGGAGAAGCAGCGCCGGAAACAAGGCCAGGAGTTGCTGCTCATCCGCCAGAAGCTGCAGGAGGACGAGATGAAGAAGCTGGCCGAAGAGAGGCGGAGGGAGAAGCTGGAGGAGAAGCTGGCCAA GCAGCGAGTGCGGGAGAAGATTGAACGCGACAAGGCCGAGAGAGCCAAGAAG TTCGGCTGCAGTAGCACCACCCaggcctccccccttccccccgacCAGATGGAGCCCGTGCTCATCTcctcccccagccaggagttCTCCGTCAAGCGAGAATACGACCAGTGCAAGATTCAG GTGAGACTCCTGGATGGCACCTCTCTGACTCACACCTTCAAAGCCAAGGAGCAACTGGCAGCCGTGCGGTTGTACGTGGAGCTGAACCGCAAAGATGGCGGCGAAGACCCTTTTCACCTCCTGACGAGTTTCCCCCGGCGGGTTTTCACCGAGGAAGACATGGAAAAGCCCCTGCAggagctgg GCTTGGTGCCTTCCGCTGTGTTGATAGTAGCCAAGAAGGGGAACAGCTGA
- the DMAC1 gene encoding distal membrane-arm assembly complex protein 1 — translation MATQPGGGVVARSSAAGPPKKSFFWSCFSCRVLAGSGLVGAGLWVHMGARQSLRQKRPGNLYDICRLVFAIGLYAWAIVVIMDPVEPK, via the exons ATGGCGACCCAACCCGGAGGCGGCGTGGTGGCGAGGTCTTCGGCGGCGGGGCCCCCCAAGAAGTCCTTCTTCTGGTCCTGCTTCAGCTGCCGCGTGCTGGCCGGCAGCGGGCTGGTGGGCGCCGGGCTCTGGGTCCACATGGGGGCCCGCCAGTCCTTGCGGCAAAAGAGGCCTGGGAACCTCTATGACATCTGCCGGCTGGTTTTCGCCATCG GTCTCTACGCTTGGGCGATCGTAGTCATCATGGATCCCGTCGAGCCGAAGTAG